In the genome of Coriobacteriia bacterium, the window CGCTGTTCATGATGGCCGAGTACGGCGGGGCGCTGGCCACGTCGCTCTTCGCCGCGGTCGTGTTCTTCGGCGGAGGCTGGCCGCTCACCGGGGCCGCCGGCGTGGCCGTGCTCATCGTCAAGGCCGTCGTCTTGACGGTAGCGATGATGTGGGTCAAGTGGACGTTCCCGAGGATGCGCCCCGATCAGCTGATGACCACCGCCTGGAAGGTGCTGACGCCCCTGGCGCTGGTGCAGCTCCTCATCGTCGGGGTGGTGATCCCATGGCTCTAGAGGAGACCGAGGTGGGAGGCGCACCCGAGCCGAAGGGCGAGACGGCGCCGGCCAAGGCCGTCCAGCCGCGGTTGACGGTCACGGACGGGGACGGGCGCGGCGTCGGCGCGTTCGTCGCCGCCTGGCGCTCGCTCGCGACCGGCCTGGGCATCACCGCCCGGCACGCGTTCCGCAGACCGCTGACTGTACGCTACCCCGCCGAGAAGGTGGACCTGTCGCCTCGCTGGCGTGGCGCGCTGTCGCTGCGCGGGGCGCTGGGCGCGGACGAGATACCGCTGTTCTCCGTGCTCCCCACGGAGCACAACGCGGCGGTGGACGCCGCGTATCGGGCCGACCGCCTGCCCCCCTGCGTGGGCAACTGCCCCGCCAACGTCGATGTCCGAGGACAGAACTACCACCTCGCCGAGGGCCGCGCGGCCGAGGCCTACGAGCTCGTGCGACAGCGCAACATCCTCCCCGGCGTGCTCGGGCGCATCTGCCATCACCCCTGCGAGACCGCATGCCGGCGCAACTACTACGACGAGCCCGTCGCCGTGCGCCCGCTGCACCGGATCGCCTACGAGGGCTACGTGGACGTGCGAGAGGAGCGCGTGGCGCCGCTGCCGGTCACGCGGCCGCAGTCCGTCGCCGTCGTCGGTTCGGGACCGTCCGCCCTGGCCGCCGCGTACGACCTGATGACGCTCGGCTACAAGGTCACGATGTTCGAGAAGGAGGACACGCCCGGCGGGGCCCTGAACTCCGGCGTGCCGAGCTACCGCCTCCCGCGGGAGATCCTTCACGGCGAGATCGAGGACTTCGTCCGCATGGGCCTGGACCTGCGCTGCGGGATCGAGATAGGGCGCGACGTGCCGCTGGAGCACCTGATCGGCGAGTACGACGTCGTGCTCATCGCCGCCGGCCTGCAGGTGAGCCGCCTGCTGCCCATCCCGGGCGCGGACGCCGAGGGCGTGCGCGGCGCGCTGGAGTTCCTCAAGGCCGCGAACTGGAGGGGCGAGGCGGGGGTGCGCGGGAAGCGCGTGCTCGTGATCGGCGGCGGCAACGTGGCCGTCGACGTGGCCCGCTGCGCCCTGCGCGTCGGCGCCACCGAGGTCCGCCTGTCCTGCCTGGAGGGCGAGACCGAGATGCCCTGCCATCCCTGGGAGATAGAGGAGGCGCTGGACGAGGGCGTGATCGCGATGTGCGGCCAGGGCCCTCAGGAGGTGCTGACCGGCGAGGGCGGCAAGGTCCGCGGCATGAAGCTCAGGCAGTGCCTGTCCGTGTTCGACGAGACGGGACGCTTCGCTCCCCAGTTCGGCGACGTGTACACGGAGGTGGAGACGGACATCGTGGTCTTCTCGATCGGCCAGGGTTCCGACCTCAAGGGCGTGGTCACGGGCACCGACCTGGAGCTGGACGAGCGCGGCAACCTGCCCGTGGACGGCGCGGTGTTCACGACGGCGGTGCCGGGCGTGTTCGCCTGTGGCGAGGTCGTCACCGGCCCCGGCAGTTGCATCGGGTCGATCGCGACAGGGCACGAGGCGGCCACGTCCATCCACCGCTACCTCTCCGGCCAGAGCGTCTCCGAGGGGAGGGTGGCCCGGCCCGTGCCGCGCTACGACAAGTACGAGGCCGCCGTCCTCGACGGCGTCGAGGAGACTCGCCGCCGGGTGGAGATACCGATGGCGCCGGCCGAGGAGCGCGCGCGCGACTTCCGGCAGGTGGAGCTCGGCTTCACGCACCTCGAGGGGTTGATGGAGGCCGCGCGCTGCCTGCGCTGTCAGTCCGAGGTCTGCGTCGGTTGCCAGTTCTGCGCGCGCACGTGCCCCGACTACGCGATCCGCGTCGAGCGGGTCGACGACCCGGGCCAGCGATGCCTGACCCGCTACGAGCTCGATCTCACCAAGTGCTGCTTCTGCGGTCTGTGCGCCGAGCAGTGTCCGACCGACGCGCTCACCCACACCGGGCAGTACGAGCTGTCCTTCTACCACCGCGACATGATGCTCTTCGACAAGGGTGAGATGCGGCGCCCGCGCACGGGGACGCGCGCGACCGGTGCCGACGGCGGTGCGGACGCGCCTTGCCCGCCGGTGGCCGAGGAGGGAGCGCTGTGAGCACGCTCGTGGGACAGACGCTCTTCTGGGGCCTGGCAGCGGTGGCGCTGACCGGCGCGGCGACGGTCGTGCTCACCCGGGACGTGATGCGGCTCGTGCTCGGCCTGGGCGCCTTCCTGCTCGCCGTGGCGGGGTACTTCCTGCTGTACGGCGCCGCGTTCCTCGCCGTCGCGCAGGTCTTCCTCTACGTGGGGGGCGTGCTCGTGCTCGTGCTGTTCGCGATCATGCTGCTGCACCGCACCGAGAAGGGCACCCCGGACCTGGACAACCGGCACGACGTCGGTTCCGCGATGGTCGCCGTCGCACTCTTCGTCCTGCTGGTCACGTCGCTGCAGGGTTCGCTCCCGTCGGGGGCGGCCGCCGCGGGGGCCGGGATCGAGGCGGTGGGCGACCGGCTGCTCGGCGCCCTGTTGCCGCACTTCGAGCTCGTCGGCGCCTTGCTGCTCGCGGCACTCGTGGCGGTGCTCTCTATCGTCGGAGGTGAGCGGCGGTGAACGTGCTCGTCGTATGTGCCGCGCTGTTCTGCCTGGGGCTCTACGGCGTGCTCGTGAGGCGCGACGTGATCGGCGTGCTCGCCAGCGTCGAGGTCATGCTGGGCGCGGCCAGCGTGCAGCTGATCGCGTCGGCGATGACGGCCGCCTCCTCGGTGGCCGGTCCCGATCCCGCCACCGCCGAGGCCCTGGGCCTGCTCGTGCTGGTGCTCGCCGCGGCCGAAGCCGCGGTGGGCCTCGCGCTGCTCGTCAGCGTCGTGAAGCGGACCGGCAGGGGCCGCGTGGACGAACTCGTCGAGGTGGAGGGGTAGGATGCGGCTTCTTCTCGACGCTCCCTGGCTGGCCGCGGCAGTGCCCGTGGCGCTCGCCGCTATCGTCGCCGCCGGAGGGTCGCGCCTTGCTCCGGTGACGAGGTGGGTGGCGGCTCTCGGTCCGCTGGCCGTGCTCCTCACCGGACTCGCGCACATAGCCGGACGCGGCGAAGGAGAGGCGGCGTCGCCGTTCGTCGGCGGGCTCACCGCATCGGCGTCCGTCCCGTGGATCGAGATCGGGGGGCGTTCGCTGGACGTGGGCTACGCCGTGGACGGCCTCACCTCGATCATGCTGGTCGTCGTGGGCTTCGTGGCGCTCATGGTCATGGTCTTCTCCGTGGGATACATGGCCGGCGATCGGGGATTGGCGCGCTACTACGCCGTCCTGTCGCTGTTCACCGCTTCGATGACCGGCCTGGTGCTGGCCGACGGGCTCGTCGGGCTCTTCATCGCGTGGGAGCTCGTGGGCGTGTGCAGCTACCTGCTCATCGGCTTCTGGTTCGAGAAGCCCACCGCGGCGGCCGCGGCGATGAAGGCGTTCCTCGTGACCCGGGTCGGCGACGTGGGCCTGTTCGTAGCGCTCGCGCTGCTCTGGGGCCACACCGGTGAGACCGGCTACACCCACGTGATGGCCGCGCTGCCCGACCTCGCACCATGGGCGCTCACCGCGGCTGCGCTGCTGCTGTTCGTGGGGGCCGCGGGCAAGTCGGCGCAGTTCCCGCTGCACATCTGGCTGCCCGACGCGATGGCCGGCCCCACGCCGGTCTCCGCGCTCATCCACGCCGCCACGATGGTCGCCGCGGGCGTCTTCCTGGTCGCGCGGACGTGGCCGCTGTTCGAGGCGTCCTCCGCCGCTCTGACGGTGATCCTCGGGATCGGGGCGTTCACCGCGCTCGCCTCGGCTACCATCGCCCTGGGACAGCACGACATCAAGAAGGTGCTGGCGTACTCGACGATCAGCCAGCTCGGCTTCATGTTCGCCGCGCTGGGCGCCGGCGTGTGGCGTGCCGCGATGTTCCACCTGGTCACGCATGCCGCCTTCAAGGCGCTGCTCTTCCTCGGGTCGGGGTCGGTCATCCACGGGACCGACTCGCAGGACATGCGCGAGATGGGCGGGCTGGCGCGCAGGATGCCCTTCACGGCGGTCACGTGGGTCATCGGCGCCGCGGCGCTGGCCGGCCTCCCGCCCCTGTCAGGATTCTTCAGCAAGGACGAGGTCGTCCACGGCGTGCTGGGCGCGTCGACGGCCGCCGGCGCGGCGTTGCTCGTCGCCGCCGCCTTCACGGCCTTCTACATCACCCGGGCCACGGTGCTCACGTTCTTCGGGGAGTACCGGGGCAACGGTCATCCGCACGAGAGCGGCCCGGTGATGTGGCTGCCGCTCGTGGCGCTGGCCGTGCCCGCCGCGGTCCTGGGCGCCGGAGCCGGCGGGGTGGCGGAGCTGCTCGGAGGTCACGAGGAGGCGATATCGCTCCCCGTCGCGGCGGCCTCGGTGGCGGTGGCGCTCACCGGCATCGCCGCGGGCTCGATGCTGTACCGCCGAGGGCCGGAGGCGGACGATCTCTTGGAGGCCCGCCTGGGTACCGCGTGGAGCGCGGCGCGGAACGCCTACGGCGTGGACGCGGCCGTGGGGCGGTTCGTCGTGGAACCGGTGCTCGGCCTCTCCCGCATGACGTACGCCGTGCTCGACCGCCTGACGTTCGACGGCATCGCGGAGGGTTCGGCATCGGTCGCGCGCTCCGTCGGCCGCGGACTCGCGCGGCTCCAGAGCGGCGACGGGCAATGGTACGCCGCGCTCATGGGCGCGGGGGTCATCGCGCTCATCGCGCTGACGACCGCCGGGAGCGCGCTGGAGACGCTCCTCGGATGGATCGGGAGGTGAGGCCGTGCTGAGCGCAGTCGTTCTCGTACCGCTCGCCGGCGCGGTCCTCGTGGCGCTGGCCGGCAGGGGTTCCGCCGGCCTGGCGCGCGTGCTCGCACTGGCGTCGTCGCTGGCCGCGATGGCGGTCACGGGCGTCGCGCTGGCGGGCATGTCCGGCGCGCAGGGCCTCGTGGAGCGGCTGCCGGCCGGAGGCGAGGGCGCGACCTGGTGGGTGCTCTCGCTGGACGGCCTGGCAGCGCCGCTGGTCGCGCTGACGGCCTTCCTCGGCGTGATCTCGATCCTCGCGTCGTGGCGGATCGAGCGCTCGCCCGCGGCCCACCTCGCGCTGCTGCTCGCCCTGCAAGCGGCGGTGGCCGGCGTCTTCCTCGCCGCGCACGTCCTGCTCTTCTACGTGTTCTGGGAGGCCGTGCTGATCCCGATGTACTTCCTGATCGGGCTTTGGGGACACGAGGACCGGCGCCACGCCGCCATGAAGTTCTTCATCTACACCTTCGCCGGCAGCGCGCTGATGCTCGTCGGACTGATGATGGTCGCGTTCTCCTCGGCGAGCCTGGAGTTCGTCCCGGGCTTCGGGCTGACGGCCGGAGGCATGGCCGACGAGATGCGTGCCACCGTGTTCTGGCTGCTCGCGGCGGGCTTCCTCGTGAAGATCCCGGTGATGGGACTCCATACGTGGCTCCCTGACGCCCACGTCGAGGCGCCTACCGCCGGCTCGATCATGCTCGCGGGCGTGCTGCTGAAGATGGGCGGGTACGGGATGATCCGCCTCGCGATGCCCGTGGCGGGCGAGGCCTTCGCCTCGGCACAGCCGGTGCTCGTGGCGCTGGGGATCGGGGGGATCATCTACGGGGCGCTCGTCGCGCTGGCGCAGAGCGACCTGAAGCGGCTCGTCGCCTACTCTTCCGTCTCGCACATGGGCTTCGTCGTGCTCGCGCTCGGCGTGGGGACGCCTCTCGCGCTGGGCGCGGCGATGCTCGTCATGGTCAGCCACGGGCTCGTGGCCGGCATGCTCTTCCTCCTGGTGGGTCTGCTGTACGACCGCACGCACACCCGGGAGATGGACCGCTTCGGCGGGCTCGGGCGAACCCTTCCCGGCTGGGCGACAGCCTTCACGTTCGCGGCGCTCGCCAGCCTGGGCCTGCCGGGCCTCTCAGGGTTCCCGGGAGAGCTCGTCACGGTGCTCGAGACCTTCGGCTCGATCGGCTGGTGGGCGGCCGTCGCCGCCGCGGGCGTCGTTCTGGCGGCCGCATACAACCTCGTCGCGGTCCGCCGCGTCAACCACGGGCCCGTCGCACAGGAATGGGCGGGCACCTCGGACCTGCGGGCGGGGGAGTGGGCCGCCGTCGCGCCGCTCGCGGCGGGGATCGTGGCGCTCGGGGTCTGGCCCGCCCTGGTCGTGGATGCCGCTGGGCCCGTGGTTCGGGCCCTGGCGGCGACGATCGGGGGTGGCTCGTGAGCGACTGGATGGTCCTGCTGCCCACCGGGCTGGTCCTGGCGGGCGCCGTCCTGGGTCTGACGCTGGACGCCGGGGAGCGCCGGCGCGCCGCCCTGGTCGTGATCGCGGCCGGCCTCGCCGCCGGCGCGACGGCGGCCTTCGTCCTGGCCGCCCGCGACACCGCGGTGCTGGGCTTCGACGCGTTCGGGTTCGTGCCGGCGCTATGGATGATCGCGGGGCTGGTCCACGCCCTGGCCGCTGTGGCCGTCCTGGGGGGCTACCGCGCGCTCAGCGCGGCGCCCAACGGGGGGCAGATGGCCGCCCTCGCGGCTCTGTCCGCGGCCGCCGCGGGCCTCCTGCCCGGCGTCGTCGACATAGTCGCGCTCGTCATACTGCTCGAGGCGGTCGCGCTCACCGGCTACGCGCTCGTGGCGGGCGCGCGCGGCCGGCGCTCCGACGAGGCCGCCATGAAGTACTTCATCCAGGGGGCGGTCGCCACGGGGCTGCTGGTCTACGCGCTGGCCGTGCTGTACGGGACGCTGGGCAGCGGGCTGTCGTTGCCGGACATCGCGCGCGCGGTCGGCCCGGGCGACCGGGCGGCGCTCACCGCGTTCGCGCTCCTGCTCGCGGCCTTCGCGTTCAAGTTGGGCGCGTTCCCGTTCCACTCCTGGGCCCCCGACGCGTACGAGACCGCCCCGCCTTCGATGGCCTCGTTCCTGGCGAGCGGTCCGAAGCTCGCCGTGCTCGCGATCGCGTTCATCATGTTCCCGGTGGTCTTCTCCGGGGAACCGTTCGACGGGCCGGCGCTGTGGATGCTGGGGGCGCTCGCCGTGGCGTCGATCGTCTTCGGGAACCTGGGGGGGCTGAAGCAGACGTCGTACGCGCGGATGCTCGCGTACTCCGGCATCGCGCAGGTGGGCTACGCGCTCGTCGGGCTCACCGTGATGCACCTCGTGGGGTTGCCGAACTCGGTCCCGGTGTACCTGCTCGGCTCGATGTACGCGGTCGCGGCCGCCGGCGCCTTCCTCGCGGCCCAGGCGTTCAGGGCGTCGGACCCCGCTTGGGACGGGACGATCGCCGGCCTGGCCGGCGCCGGCAAGCGCCGTCCGCTTCTGGCCGCCGCGGTCACGGTGTGCCTGCTCTCCCTCACGGGGATCCCGCTCACCGGCGGTTTCTGGGGCAAGTTCCTCGTCTTCGGGGGTGCCGTGACGACGGGCACGGCCTGGCTGGCCGTCGTCGGCGTCTT includes:
- a CDS encoding NADH-quinone oxidoreductase subunit M; this translates as MLSAVVLVPLAGAVLVALAGRGSAGLARVLALASSLAAMAVTGVALAGMSGAQGLVERLPAGGEGATWWVLSLDGLAAPLVALTAFLGVISILASWRIERSPAAHLALLLALQAAVAGVFLAAHVLLFYVFWEAVLIPMYFLIGLWGHEDRRHAAMKFFIYTFAGSALMLVGLMMVAFSSASLEFVPGFGLTAGGMADEMRATVFWLLAAGFLVKIPVMGLHTWLPDAHVEAPTAGSIMLAGVLLKMGGYGMIRLAMPVAGEAFASAQPVLVALGIGGIIYGALVALAQSDLKRLVAYSSVSHMGFVVLALGVGTPLALGAAMLVMVSHGLVAGMLFLLVGLLYDRTHTREMDRFGGLGRTLPGWATAFTFAALASLGLPGLSGFPGELVTVLETFGSIGWWAAVAAAGVVLAAAYNLVAVRRVNHGPVAQEWAGTSDLRAGEWAAVAPLAAGIVALGVWPALVVDAAGPVVRALAATIGGGS
- a CDS encoding FAD-dependent oxidoreductase, with amino-acid sequence MGGAPEPKGETAPAKAVQPRLTVTDGDGRGVGAFVAAWRSLATGLGITARHAFRRPLTVRYPAEKVDLSPRWRGALSLRGALGADEIPLFSVLPTEHNAAVDAAYRADRLPPCVGNCPANVDVRGQNYHLAEGRAAEAYELVRQRNILPGVLGRICHHPCETACRRNYYDEPVAVRPLHRIAYEGYVDVREERVAPLPVTRPQSVAVVGSGPSALAAAYDLMTLGYKVTMFEKEDTPGGALNSGVPSYRLPREILHGEIEDFVRMGLDLRCGIEIGRDVPLEHLIGEYDVVLIAAGLQVSRLLPIPGADAEGVRGALEFLKAANWRGEAGVRGKRVLVIGGGNVAVDVARCALRVGATEVRLSCLEGETEMPCHPWEIEEALDEGVIAMCGQGPQEVLTGEGGKVRGMKLRQCLSVFDETGRFAPQFGDVYTEVETDIVVFSIGQGSDLKGVVTGTDLELDERGNLPVDGAVFTTAVPGVFACGEVVTGPGSCIGSIATGHEAATSIHRYLSGQSVSEGRVARPVPRYDKYEAAVLDGVEETRRRVEIPMAPAEERARDFRQVELGFTHLEGLMEAARCLRCQSEVCVGCQFCARTCPDYAIRVERVDDPGQRCLTRYELDLTKCCFCGLCAEQCPTDALTHTGQYELSFYHRDMMLFDKGEMRRPRTGTRATGADGGADAPCPPVAEEGAL
- the nuoK gene encoding NADH-quinone oxidoreductase subunit NuoK, encoding MNVLVVCAALFCLGLYGVLVRRDVIGVLASVEVMLGAASVQLIASAMTAASSVAGPDPATAEALGLLVLVLAAAEAAVGLALLVSVVKRTGRGRVDELVEVEG
- the nuoL gene encoding NADH-quinone oxidoreductase subunit L, whose product is MRLLLDAPWLAAAVPVALAAIVAAGGSRLAPVTRWVAALGPLAVLLTGLAHIAGRGEGEAASPFVGGLTASASVPWIEIGGRSLDVGYAVDGLTSIMLVVVGFVALMVMVFSVGYMAGDRGLARYYAVLSLFTASMTGLVLADGLVGLFIAWELVGVCSYLLIGFWFEKPTAAAAAMKAFLVTRVGDVGLFVALALLWGHTGETGYTHVMAALPDLAPWALTAAALLLFVGAAGKSAQFPLHIWLPDAMAGPTPVSALIHAATMVAAGVFLVARTWPLFEASSAALTVILGIGAFTALASATIALGQHDIKKVLAYSTISQLGFMFAALGAGVWRAAMFHLVTHAAFKALLFLGSGSVIHGTDSQDMREMGGLARRMPFTAVTWVIGAAALAGLPPLSGFFSKDEVVHGVLGASTAAGAALLVAAAFTAFYITRATVLTFFGEYRGNGHPHESGPVMWLPLVALAVPAAVLGAGAGGVAELLGGHEEAISLPVAAASVAVALTGIAAGSMLYRRGPEADDLLEARLGTAWSAARNAYGVDAAVGRFVVEPVLGLSRMTYAVLDRLTFDGIAEGSASVARSVGRGLARLQSGDGQWYAALMGAGVIALIALTTAGSALETLLGWIGR
- a CDS encoding NADH-quinone oxidoreductase subunit N, producing the protein MSDWMVLLPTGLVLAGAVLGLTLDAGERRRAALVVIAAGLAAGATAAFVLAARDTAVLGFDAFGFVPALWMIAGLVHALAAVAVLGGYRALSAAPNGGQMAALAALSAAAAGLLPGVVDIVALVILLEAVALTGYALVAGARGRRSDEAAMKYFIQGAVATGLLVYALAVLYGTLGSGLSLPDIARAVGPGDRAALTAFALLLAAFAFKLGAFPFHSWAPDAYETAPPSMASFLASGPKLAVLAIAFIMFPVVFSGEPFDGPALWMLGALAVASIVFGNLGGLKQTSYARMLAYSGIAQVGYALVGLTVMHLVGLPNSVPVYLLGSMYAVAAAGAFLAAQAFRASDPAWDGTIAGLAGAGKRRPLLAAAVTVCLLSLTGIPLTGGFWGKFLVFGGAVTTGTAWLAVVGVLGSVVSFGYYGGAIRAMYLDEPRVPPVPAAGAGEATAEGAVADRTAEAAVVAVALVVVAAGVLPLFDGLRFFTRFLALPF
- a CDS encoding NADH-quinone oxidoreductase subunit J, coding for MSTLVGQTLFWGLAAVALTGAATVVLTRDVMRLVLGLGAFLLAVAGYFLLYGAAFLAVAQVFLYVGGVLVLVLFAIMLLHRTEKGTPDLDNRHDVGSAMVAVALFVLLVTSLQGSLPSGAAAAGAGIEAVGDRLLGALLPHFELVGALLLAALVAVLSIVGGERR